From Planctomicrobium piriforme, a single genomic window includes:
- a CDS encoding PDZ domain-containing protein — MDRVSLPADVEKAEFMRISSGNWNCRRAACAGLSALLVCLTGLVSQTLADPPSSTTVTPLPPDVQKLVRQLSCDSFKDRVAAQQQLTEYTQQHPQQLAMVIPEIPPEAQLRLVRILEESFLEHADQTGDNAERALDEVRETDAVAAVDAAGVLAGNARLRESRARVQIERLGGRLAYVHPTDGRSPPTAPLVGVGFGEPSQLQTILISEDWSGTPDDLWHFRRLSHHRDLMLYNIRSNHLTMEDLLPLASDLPGLNVAERGGCLGIRGGSNATAMQVSDVVENSAAEAADLRPNDVIEYLDDHRVRNFSHLVELLLLYAPGDVVKLKVNRNEEVLTIPVTLASWRTMPLTDQPPAPTPADFAGPLGQARPRPPALPEDAEPEPSPHLHLE; from the coding sequence ATGGACCGGGTCAGTTTGCCTGCGGATGTCGAGAAAGCGGAATTCATGAGGATCAGCAGCGGAAACTGGAACTGTCGCCGAGCAGCCTGTGCAGGTTTGTCTGCTCTGCTCGTGTGCCTGACGGGACTGGTTTCTCAAACCTTGGCCGATCCTCCCTCGTCGACGACGGTCACACCGCTTCCGCCCGATGTTCAAAAACTGGTGCGACAGCTTTCTTGCGACAGCTTCAAAGACCGGGTCGCCGCGCAGCAGCAGCTCACCGAGTACACCCAGCAGCACCCGCAACAGCTCGCGATGGTGATTCCCGAGATCCCGCCTGAGGCCCAGTTGCGACTGGTGCGGATTCTGGAAGAAAGCTTTCTCGAACACGCCGACCAGACCGGCGACAATGCCGAACGGGCTCTCGACGAAGTTCGTGAAACCGACGCCGTGGCCGCAGTCGATGCCGCTGGAGTCCTCGCCGGTAATGCTCGACTGCGCGAGTCGCGCGCCCGAGTGCAGATCGAACGGCTTGGCGGACGGCTGGCCTACGTCCATCCGACTGATGGCCGTTCCCCGCCAACAGCCCCGCTGGTGGGAGTCGGTTTTGGCGAACCCTCCCAGTTACAGACGATTCTGATTTCAGAAGACTGGTCTGGCACGCCGGACGACCTCTGGCACTTCCGGCGGCTGTCGCACCATCGCGATCTGATGCTCTATAACATCCGCAGCAATCACCTGACGATGGAAGACCTGTTGCCGCTCGCTTCAGATCTGCCAGGCCTGAATGTCGCCGAACGGGGCGGCTGTCTCGGCATTCGCGGCGGCTCCAACGCGACGGCGATGCAGGTGTCGGATGTCGTCGAAAACAGTGCTGCGGAAGCGGCCGATCTGCGTCCTAATGACGTGATCGAGTATCTTGACGATCACCGCGTCCGCAACTTTTCACATCTTGTGGAACTCTTGCTGCTCTATGCACCTGGCGATGTCGTGAAGCTCAAGGTGAACCGGAATGAGGAAGTGCTGACGATCCCGGTGACGCTCGCTTCATGGCGCACGATGCCGCTGACCGATCAGCCGCCGGCTCCGACCCCGGCCGACTTCGCCGGCCCCCTCGGCCAGGCCCGCCCCCGCCCGCCGGCCCTCCCGGAAGACGCCGAACCCGAGCCGAGCCCGCACCTGCATCTGGAATAG
- a CDS encoding sigma-54-dependent transcriptional regulator encodes MLRALVIDDDRSVLHMVQRSLEKLQIEVLSASSADEGLKLVEERRPDVVLLDILMPRMSGLEVFSRIHHIDRRLPVIFITAEAGSESAIEAMQLGAYDYLAKPLDLAKLNNLVAKALETRRLMSVPVAVAVREEEKPSSATGDLFVGRSPVMLEVFKSIGRVSKQNVTVLIRGESGTGKELVARALYQFSDRSTRPFMAVNCAALPDTLLESELFGHEKGSFTGAERRRIGKFEQCNGGTLFLDEVGDMSPLTQGKVLRLMQEQRFERVGGNDTISTDVRMIAATNRHLEEMVEGGTFRGDLFYRLNVVTIQLPPLRERSEDVPLLLQYFLTRVRKELNKPEIEGISLEAMEALQAYPWPGNIRELQSVVRQCVLKATGPVIVPDFLPRTVFDSTAHDLAVAQRNMPAPIEHPPVVTVNKELPKDDSPSLNIQDYVEARLAGGTTNLYAEAVEVMERYLFTRVLQATGGNQTKTSEILGITRGKVRDRIAAFNITLGKKVTIDGE; translated from the coding sequence ATGCTGCGTGCGCTCGTCATCGACGACGACCGATCGGTGTTGCACATGGTGCAGCGATCACTCGAAAAATTACAGATCGAAGTCTTGTCCGCCTCGTCCGCCGACGAAGGCCTCAAACTGGTCGAGGAACGCCGGCCGGATGTGGTGTTGCTCGACATCCTGATGCCCCGCATGTCGGGCCTGGAAGTCTTCTCGCGAATTCACCATATCGACCGCCGTTTGCCGGTCATTTTCATCACGGCTGAAGCCGGCAGCGAATCGGCCATCGAGGCCATGCAGCTCGGTGCTTACGACTACTTGGCGAAACCGCTCGATCTCGCCAAGCTGAACAACCTCGTCGCCAAGGCCCTCGAAACGCGCCGGTTGATGAGCGTGCCGGTGGCCGTGGCCGTGCGTGAAGAAGAAAAGCCCTCGTCCGCAACTGGCGACCTGTTTGTCGGCCGCAGCCCGGTGATGCTGGAAGTCTTCAAGTCAATCGGACGTGTCTCCAAGCAAAACGTGACGGTGCTCATTCGCGGCGAAAGCGGGACCGGCAAAGAACTCGTCGCCCGCGCTTTGTATCAGTTCAGCGACCGCAGCACCCGCCCCTTCATGGCAGTGAACTGCGCGGCGTTGCCCGACACGTTGCTGGAATCCGAACTGTTCGGCCATGAAAAAGGCTCGTTCACCGGGGCCGAACGCCGCCGCATCGGGAAATTCGAACAGTGCAACGGCGGCACCCTGTTCCTCGATGAAGTGGGGGACATGTCTCCCCTCACCCAAGGGAAAGTGCTGCGGTTGATGCAGGAGCAGCGTTTCGAACGAGTCGGCGGAAACGACACCATTTCGACCGACGTGCGAATGATTGCGGCGACCAATCGACACCTGGAAGAGATGGTCGAAGGGGGCACGTTTCGCGGCGATTTGTTCTATCGCCTGAACGTCGTCACCATTCAACTGCCGCCGCTGCGCGAACGTTCGGAAGACGTTCCGCTGCTGCTGCAATACTTCCTGACGCGGGTCCGCAAGGAACTCAACAAGCCGGAAATCGAGGGGATTTCGCTCGAAGCCATGGAGGCGCTGCAGGCCTACCCGTGGCCGGGCAATATCCGCGAGTTGCAGAGTGTTGTCCGGCAATGCGTGCTGAAAGCAACCGGACCGGTGATCGTCCCGGACTTTCTCCCCCGCACGGTGTTCGATTCAACGGCCCATGATCTCGCCGTGGCGCAGCGGAACATGCCCGCGCCGATCGAACATCCCCCCGTCGTTACGGTGAATAAAGAACTGCCCAAGGACGACAGCCCCAGCCTGAACATTCAGGACTATGTGGAAGCCCGGCTGGCCGGCGGCACAACGAATCTATATGCCGAAGCGGTCGAGGTGATGGAGCGGTATCTGTTCACCCGAGTTTTACAGGCGACGGGCGGTAATCAGACCAAGACATCCGAGATTCTGGGCATTACCCGCGGCAAAGTCCGTGACCGGATCGCAGCGTTCAACATCACCCTCGGGAAGAAGGTCACGATTGACGGTGAGTGA
- a CDS encoding DUF1328 domain-containing protein, giving the protein MLSWALTFLIIALVAAVLGFGGLAGTAAWAAKICFIVFIILFVVSAIAGRRTPTV; this is encoded by the coding sequence ATGTTGTCGTGGGCACTTACCTTTCTGATTATCGCGTTGGTGGCTGCTGTTCTTGGCTTCGGCGGACTCGCCGGTACCGCTGCCTGGGCTGCCAAAATCTGTTTCATTGTGTTCATCATTCTGTTCGTGGTTTCGGCCATCGCCGGTCGCCGTACCCCGACAGTCTGA
- a CDS encoding DUF1571 domain-containing protein: MRSLIICSLICGSCWFGWPQDQSTVDNKLSAAKIASQQLPLQTAMAPVNERREVTALKVVGSEPAEAHDAFSQLVAQLKQAEQSIQELDCYQGTIEQQVRIDGDLRPPEVIDFKLRHAPFSVYLKWKCDGQEVLYVEGENDGKLLARPTRGLAALRGVWKLKPDSQQAMKCALHPITEMGIQSLCQLSLRFHDARDFSPEGMTVSAKEVSANGRPASQYTVVFADRETCPDYARSLLTFDRETGWLVALENHEWTEDGRIGGLLEKYVYHNIAPMPQAEPETFASTNPAYGFREKQN; this comes from the coding sequence ATGCGTAGCCTCATCATCTGTTCCCTGATTTGCGGAAGTTGCTGGTTCGGCTGGCCTCAGGATCAGTCGACCGTCGACAACAAACTGTCTGCCGCAAAGATTGCCAGTCAGCAGTTGCCCCTTCAAACGGCGATGGCGCCGGTCAACGAGCGTCGGGAAGTGACTGCCCTGAAAGTCGTCGGCAGCGAGCCTGCTGAGGCCCATGATGCTTTCTCTCAATTGGTCGCCCAGCTCAAGCAGGCCGAGCAATCGATTCAAGAGCTGGATTGCTATCAAGGAACGATCGAACAGCAGGTCCGCATCGACGGCGACCTCCGCCCGCCCGAAGTGATCGATTTCAAGCTGCGACATGCTCCCTTTAGTGTTTATCTCAAATGGAAATGTGACGGCCAGGAAGTGCTGTACGTCGAAGGGGAAAATGACGGCAAGCTCCTCGCTCGCCCGACACGCGGTCTGGCTGCCCTGCGGGGTGTCTGGAAGCTGAAGCCCGATTCACAACAGGCGATGAAGTGTGCCCTGCATCCAATCACCGAAATGGGCATCCAGTCACTGTGCCAACTGTCCTTGCGGTTTCACGATGCTCGCGACTTTTCTCCTGAGGGAATGACTGTCAGTGCAAAGGAAGTCTCCGCAAATGGTCGTCCTGCGTCACAGTACACCGTGGTGTTCGCCGATCGTGAAACTTGTCCCGACTACGCTCGTTCCCTGCTGACGTTTGATCGGGAAACCGGATGGCTCGTGGCACTGGAAAATCACGAATGGACGGAAGATGGCCGGATTGGGGGACTGCTGGAAAAGTATGTCTATCACAACATCGCTCCGATGCCGCAAGCTGAACCTGAAACCTTTGCTTCGACAAACCCCGCGTACGGATTTCGTGAAAAGCAGAACTAG
- a CDS encoding glycosyltransferase family 2 protein produces MTGAAPLVSVIVPTFNRERHLRQCLRSALDQTYPHLEVIVVDDGSTDGTPYLMAELQAEDSRLKYVYQSNAGVSAARNTALRHAQGDMIAFLDSDDAWLPWKLELQVAALQAQPEVGMIWTDMSAIDEAGEQLHERFLRRMYGAYSSLKKPLFEQQATIETGSRQVQVRYGNIAGPMFHGNLVHTSTVLLRASRAREAGFFKEAMRRGGEDYAFHLKTCRLGSVAFIDLPSVLYRIGANDQLTHRRNQLPFAQAFMETLNEEARRTDLPLPLPRQELDKIYAEAYSWLGGELVEADRRLEAAGHLLQSLRRQPKNWFAWRQLVRCAVSDSLYLSLRKTKSAVKRLLGKRPAQPAMETA; encoded by the coding sequence GTGACAGGTGCAGCACCACTGGTCTCGGTGATCGTCCCGACCTTCAATCGCGAGCGGCATCTGCGGCAGTGCCTGCGGAGCGCGCTCGATCAGACGTATCCCCATCTCGAAGTGATCGTCGTCGACGACGGCTCGACCGACGGCACGCCCTACCTGATGGCCGAACTCCAGGCGGAAGACTCGCGGCTCAAGTATGTCTACCAGTCCAACGCAGGCGTCTCGGCGGCGCGGAACACGGCGCTGCGTCATGCCCAAGGGGATATGATTGCGTTTCTCGACTCTGACGACGCCTGGTTGCCGTGGAAGCTCGAATTGCAGGTGGCTGCGCTGCAGGCGCAGCCTGAAGTCGGCATGATCTGGACCGACATGTCGGCCATCGACGAAGCAGGCGAGCAACTGCACGAACGCTTCCTGCGCCGCATGTACGGCGCCTACAGCTCGCTGAAGAAGCCGCTGTTTGAACAGCAGGCGACCATCGAAACTGGCAGCCGCCAGGTGCAGGTTCGATACGGAAACATCGCTGGGCCGATGTTTCATGGGAACCTCGTCCACACTTCGACCGTGCTACTCAGGGCGAGCCGTGCCCGTGAGGCCGGTTTCTTCAAGGAAGCGATGCGCCGCGGCGGCGAAGACTACGCATTTCATCTCAAGACCTGTCGGCTGGGATCTGTGGCGTTCATCGATCTGCCGAGCGTGCTGTACCGCATCGGCGCGAACGACCAGCTCACCCATCGCCGCAACCAGTTGCCGTTCGCTCAGGCGTTCATGGAGACATTGAACGAAGAAGCCCGACGGACTGATCTCCCGTTGCCGTTGCCTCGCCAGGAACTCGACAAGATCTATGCCGAAGCGTACAGTTGGCTGGGAGGGGAACTCGTCGAGGCCGACCGCCGGCTCGAAGCCGCCGGCCATCTGCTGCAGTCACTGCGACGGCAGCCCAAGAATTGGTTTGCCTGGCGACAACTCGTCCGCTGTGCGGTCTCTGACTCACTGTATTTGAGCCTGAGAAAAACCAAGTCGGCGGTGAAACGCCTGCTCGGTAAGAGACCCGCACAGCCCGCGATGGAGACCGCGTAG
- the recG gene encoding ATP-dependent DNA helicase RecG, giving the protein MPFASLDTDVQFLKGVGPDRALLLKKLDIETVGDLLWHLPKDILDFTHICEPHQLQADALQTVRGTVCDLDSRELKNNRILTKVLIDCGTDFVRAAWFNQPWMLRRFNHGQQVLFSGKPKFREGRWEYSHPNVQWLEPDELPESSRLILARYRLTEGIRVGDLRRMIALAIEAAVDTVVDPLPEQLVRQLDFDTLPQAIRGVHLPESPEQFQRSRTRLLFDDFFEFQLGVALRRRAWRARCNAPVLDRSAKIDARIRRLFPFTYTDGQNKAVKEVAADLKSGFAMHRLLQADVGAGKTVVAIDTMLVAVAHGWQAVLMAPTELLATQHWQTVNQALSESRVQRALLTGSLSSAERQKTLAGIADGSIQLIVGTQALIQQGVRFHNLGAVVIDEQHKFGVAQRARFSDNEADVPPHVLVMTATPIPRTLCLTQFGDLDVTVVKDRPEGRQPVITSKITGSQARQKAWQFLVDKLKSGRQLYVVCPLVDSDEETSLGSNAAEQVFRELGMRELAGFKLGLVHGRMKRDEREQTMDAFRDREIDVLIATTVIEVGVDVPNATLMVIIDAERFGLSQLHQLRGRIARGKFRGYCFLFTESTAADSLSRLAVLERSGDGFEVAEQDFEQRGPGDILGTRQHGAMPLRFPGCLQEEKILELARHEAQRVVHSGEFDQEEFAELRRRVLDRFAQVLDLPRSG; this is encoded by the coding sequence ATGCCGTTTGCGTCGCTCGACACCGACGTTCAGTTTCTGAAAGGGGTGGGGCCTGACCGGGCCCTGCTGCTCAAGAAACTCGACATCGAGACGGTGGGCGACCTGCTCTGGCATCTTCCCAAAGACATTCTCGACTTCACGCACATCTGCGAGCCGCATCAACTGCAAGCCGATGCCCTGCAGACCGTCCGCGGGACCGTGTGCGACCTCGATTCGCGGGAGCTGAAAAACAACCGCATCCTCACCAAGGTGCTGATCGACTGCGGCACCGACTTTGTTCGCGCCGCCTGGTTCAACCAGCCCTGGATGCTCCGCCGCTTCAATCACGGACAACAGGTGCTGTTTTCCGGCAAACCGAAGTTCCGCGAAGGGCGCTGGGAATACTCGCATCCCAACGTGCAGTGGCTGGAGCCAGACGAATTGCCTGAGTCGTCGCGGCTGATTCTGGCTCGTTATCGCCTGACTGAAGGCATTCGAGTCGGCGACCTGCGACGGATGATTGCCCTGGCTATTGAAGCAGCGGTCGATACGGTCGTCGATCCCCTGCCCGAGCAACTGGTCCGGCAACTGGACTTCGACACCCTGCCCCAGGCGATTCGCGGCGTGCATCTGCCAGAGTCCCCCGAGCAATTCCAGCGATCCCGCACGCGACTGCTGTTCGACGATTTTTTTGAGTTTCAGTTAGGAGTCGCGCTACGACGCCGTGCCTGGCGGGCTCGCTGTAATGCGCCGGTCCTCGACCGCTCGGCCAAGATCGACGCCCGCATTCGGCGACTGTTTCCGTTCACCTACACCGATGGCCAGAACAAGGCGGTGAAGGAAGTCGCCGCTGACCTGAAGTCGGGCTTCGCAATGCACCGCCTCTTGCAGGCGGACGTGGGGGCCGGCAAGACGGTGGTGGCCATCGACACCATGCTCGTTGCGGTGGCACATGGCTGGCAGGCGGTGCTGATGGCCCCGACCGAACTTCTCGCCACACAACACTGGCAAACCGTCAATCAGGCCCTATCAGAAAGCCGAGTCCAGCGTGCATTGCTGACGGGCAGCCTGTCGAGTGCGGAACGACAAAAGACGCTGGCCGGCATCGCTGACGGTTCCATTCAACTCATCGTCGGCACGCAGGCGTTGATTCAGCAAGGAGTGCGTTTTCATAACCTCGGCGCGGTGGTGATCGACGAGCAACACAAATTCGGCGTCGCCCAACGGGCACGCTTCTCGGACAATGAGGCGGATGTGCCCCCACATGTCCTCGTGATGACCGCCACGCCGATCCCCCGGACGTTATGCCTGACGCAGTTTGGGGATCTTGACGTCACCGTCGTGAAGGACCGCCCGGAAGGACGACAGCCGGTCATCACCAGCAAAATCACCGGCTCGCAGGCTCGTCAGAAGGCCTGGCAGTTTCTGGTCGACAAGCTGAAGTCAGGCCGGCAATTGTATGTCGTCTGCCCGCTGGTCGATTCCGACGAAGAGACCTCCCTGGGTTCCAACGCTGCGGAGCAAGTCTTTCGCGAACTCGGCATGCGAGAACTGGCGGGTTTCAAACTCGGACTCGTGCATGGCCGGATGAAGCGGGATGAGCGTGAGCAGACGATGGACGCCTTTCGCGACCGGGAAATCGACGTCCTGATCGCCACGACCGTCATTGAAGTGGGGGTCGACGTTCCCAATGCCACCTTGATGGTGATCATCGACGCCGAACGCTTCGGGCTTTCGCAGCTGCATCAGTTGCGAGGCCGCATCGCGCGAGGAAAGTTTCGCGGCTACTGCTTCCTCTTCACCGAATCGACCGCCGCCGACAGCCTGTCTCGACTGGCGGTTCTCGAACGCTCCGGCGACGGCTTCGAAGTGGCCGAGCAGGATTTCGAACAACGCGGGCCGGGGGACATCCTCGGCACCCGACAGCACGGGGCGATGCCGCTGCGGTTTCCCGGCTGTCTGCAGGAGGAAAAGATTCTCGAACTCGCCCGACACGAGGCCCAGCGCGTGGTCCACTCTGGTGAGTTCGATCAGGAGGAATTCGCTGAACTCCGGCGACGGGTTCTGGATCGGTTTGCCCAGGTCTTGGATCTCCCTCGTAGCGGGTAG
- a CDS encoding BON domain-containing protein, with product MDPSESRLTPTQGAKLTSQNQREITASGQRLRIDPADDLLTALVCRSLSATGRRSLTQLKVTTSSGCVRLEGTVPSYFVKQLAAQAIMSLPGLERLDDRLTVD from the coding sequence ATGGACCCTTCAGAATCGCGTCTGACTCCCACGCAGGGGGCAAAGCTGACCAGCCAGAATCAGCGGGAGATCACAGCGTCAGGGCAGCGTCTCCGGATCGATCCGGCGGATGACCTGCTCACCGCCCTCGTCTGCCGTTCGCTGTCAGCAACTGGCCGTCGCTCACTGACCCAACTCAAGGTCACGACCAGTAGCGGATGCGTGCGACTCGAAGGAACTGTTCCCAGTTACTTCGTCAAACAACTCGCCGCGCAAGCCATCATGTCGCTGCCTGGCCTGGAGCGTCTGGACGACCGGCTGACTGTTGATTGA
- a CDS encoding hybrid sensor histidine kinase/response regulator: MLNWLTSVFDTQGFPARWDCGPAWRAEPFWGWLHIVSDLATFAAYTAIPIVFVYFLRKRPDLPVPKLWWLFATFIFACGTVHLLEAIIFWVPIYRLSGVIKFVTAIASWATVLVLLSAVPIALTFRSPGELERLVKERTTELRQASRRIKQNDERLQLALVAGRMGTWDWDLRDNSIQLDAGEAELTGLGKAPRTVTPEQFLERVHRGDRETSEKAFRQSIEKGAPYHHVFRMYVPEKGYRWLQGRGLVTKDAQGRAERLVGVHFDITEQMADQEALRVRTRAVEFATNSILIADARAEDQPIVYANAAFEELTGYRRKDILGKNCRILQGPETDPSVTAKLREAIRSCQECQVTILNYRQDGTSFWNNLHIAPVENELGVVTHFVGVQTDITARIEYEQRLIDAQVAAESANRAKSEFLANMSHEIRTPLTAILGCADSLCQDLVGETTRETAKTIRSQGQLLLGVLNDILDLSKIEAGKLEIHREECSLLAAVGEVRSLMEAQATEKGLDLVTDFQSPLPETIQTDPLRFRQILLNLTSNAIKFTDQGRVAISVRWEQQGEDSHVIVAVTDTGVGIPKERLGAIFDAFTQVDGSIARRVGGTGLGLTICLRLVRMLDGELNVRSEPNRGSTFEFTLPAPTEALFTVDELDKRRKQKESHEGVDILIPARILIAEDTRAIQFMLQRMLQPVVFEIVVVNNGQEAVDAVIKARAEGRPFDVVLMDMQMPVLNGYDATSQLRAQGFELPVIALTAGAMAGDRERCLAVGCSDYLAKPVSRTQLLAMIVNYCNDPTRKSL, encoded by the coding sequence ATGCTGAACTGGCTGACATCCGTTTTTGATACTCAAGGCTTCCCGGCCCGTTGGGATTGCGGACCGGCGTGGCGGGCGGAGCCGTTCTGGGGGTGGCTGCACATCGTCTCCGATCTGGCGACGTTCGCAGCTTATACCGCCATCCCGATCGTCTTCGTTTACTTCCTCCGCAAACGCCCGGACCTGCCTGTCCCGAAGCTGTGGTGGCTGTTCGCGACGTTCATTTTCGCCTGCGGCACGGTGCATCTCCTCGAAGCGATTATCTTCTGGGTGCCGATTTACAGGCTGTCGGGCGTCATCAAGTTTGTGACTGCGATTGCCTCGTGGGCGACGGTCCTGGTCCTGCTGTCGGCGGTGCCAATTGCGCTCACTTTTCGCAGTCCCGGCGAACTCGAACGGCTGGTCAAGGAACGCACGACCGAGCTGCGGCAAGCCAGCCGCCGCATCAAGCAGAACGACGAACGTCTGCAACTCGCTCTGGTCGCCGGCCGCATGGGAACCTGGGACTGGGATCTCCGCGACAATTCGATTCAACTCGACGCCGGCGAAGCGGAACTGACCGGCCTGGGGAAGGCTCCGCGCACTGTCACGCCTGAACAGTTTCTGGAACGCGTGCATCGCGGCGACCGCGAAACGAGCGAAAAAGCCTTTCGACAATCGATCGAGAAGGGCGCTCCCTATCATCATGTCTTTCGGATGTACGTCCCGGAGAAAGGCTATCGCTGGCTGCAGGGCCGGGGACTGGTGACCAAAGATGCCCAAGGACGTGCAGAACGTCTGGTCGGCGTGCATTTCGACATCACGGAACAGATGGCCGATCAGGAAGCTCTGCGCGTCCGCACTCGGGCCGTCGAGTTCGCCACGAACAGTATCCTGATTGCGGATGCCCGGGCTGAAGACCAGCCCATCGTCTATGCGAACGCCGCATTCGAGGAACTGACGGGGTATCGCCGCAAAGACATCCTCGGCAAGAACTGTCGCATTCTGCAGGGGCCGGAGACCGATCCGTCGGTCACTGCAAAGCTCCGCGAAGCAATTCGCAGTTGCCAGGAATGCCAGGTCACCATTCTCAATTATCGACAGGACGGCACTTCCTTCTGGAACAACCTGCATATCGCTCCGGTCGAAAACGAGCTGGGAGTGGTAACGCATTTCGTCGGCGTGCAGACCGACATCACCGCCCGCATTGAATACGAACAGCGCCTCATCGACGCTCAAGTGGCCGCGGAGTCGGCGAATCGCGCCAAGAGCGAATTCCTCGCCAACATGAGCCACGAAATCCGCACCCCTTTAACGGCCATCCTCGGTTGCGCCGACAGCCTGTGCCAGGATCTTGTTGGCGAAACGACCCGTGAAACCGCCAAGACGATTCGCTCTCAGGGACAACTCCTACTGGGGGTGCTGAACGATATTCTCGACTTGTCCAAGATCGAAGCAGGCAAGCTGGAGATTCATCGAGAAGAGTGTTCGCTGCTGGCGGCGGTGGGAGAAGTGCGTTCGCTGATGGAGGCTCAGGCGACGGAAAAGGGGCTGGATTTAGTCACCGATTTTCAATCGCCGCTGCCGGAAACGATTCAGACCGACCCGCTGCGGTTCCGCCAGATCCTGCTCAACCTCACCAGCAATGCGATCAAATTTACCGATCAGGGCCGCGTGGCGATTTCGGTGCGATGGGAGCAGCAGGGGGAAGATTCTCACGTCATCGTGGCGGTGACCGACACCGGCGTCGGGATTCCCAAAGAACGGCTCGGCGCCATCTTCGACGCATTCACTCAGGTCGATGGCTCGATTGCCCGTCGGGTCGGCGGAACTGGCCTGGGGTTGACCATCTGCCTGCGGCTGGTGCGGATGCTCGACGGCGAACTGAACGTTCGCAGCGAACCCAATCGCGGCAGCACGTTCGAGTTCACACTGCCGGCCCCGACAGAAGCTCTGTTCACCGTGGATGAACTGGACAAACGCCGCAAACAGAAGGAATCGCACGAAGGGGTCGACATTCTGATTCCCGCCCGCATTCTGATTGCGGAAGACACGCGGGCGATTCAGTTCATGCTGCAGCGAATGCTGCAGCCGGTGGTTTTCGAGATCGTGGTGGTCAACAACGGACAGGAAGCAGTGGATGCAGTCATCAAGGCCCGCGCTGAAGGACGCCCCTTCGACGTGGTGCTGATGGACATGCAGATGCCGGTCCTCAACGGGTACGACGCCACCTCTCAACTGCGCGCTCAGGGCTTTGAATTGCCTGTGATCGCACTGACCGCCGGGGCGATGGCCGGTGACCGGGAACGCTGTCTGGCCGTGGGCTGTTCCGACTACCTGGCCAAACCGGTGAGCCGCACTCAACTGCTCGCGATGATCGTCAACTATTGCAACGACCCGACTCGGAAGTCATTATAA
- a CDS encoding Hpt domain-containing protein — protein sequence MSNLPPMQESEPVIDLQPALARLGNDAGLLRDLAYFYLEDGVTLLNEVARGLEEQDAELVTRSAHSLKGLSANFDAHQAVAVSLEVEQLGKREDLSAAAAAYSRLRESVEQVMQALQEDVLK from the coding sequence ATGAGCAATCTGCCGCCCATGCAGGAATCCGAACCCGTCATCGACCTGCAGCCCGCTTTGGCCAGGTTGGGCAATGACGCCGGACTTTTGCGGGATCTCGCGTACTTTTATCTGGAAGACGGAGTCACGTTACTCAATGAGGTCGCCCGGGGACTGGAAGAACAAGATGCCGAGCTTGTCACCCGCAGCGCGCACAGTCTGAAAGGACTGTCGGCCAACTTCGATGCTCATCAGGCCGTTGCAGTTTCACTCGAAGTGGAACAGCTTGGAAAACGTGAAGACCTCAGTGCCGCCGCCGCCGCTTATTCTCGCTTGCGCGAATCGGTCGAGCAGGTGATGCAGGCGCTGCAGGAAGATGTCTTGAAGTGA
- the rnhA gene encoding ribonuclease HI, translating into MSDAPADRPFVQLFTDGACSGNPGNGGWGYILRHPKSGSEKEASGGQPLTTNNQMELSAVIEGLRALSRPSDVEVVTDSTYVAKGASEWMPGWKKNGWRRREKNSWKPVKNVELWQALDELLTTHRVRFKVIKGHSGHPENERCDELAVAAAALFKAEP; encoded by the coding sequence ATGTCTGACGCACCTGCCGACCGCCCGTTTGTGCAGCTCTTTACCGATGGCGCCTGCAGCGGCAATCCCGGGAACGGCGGCTGGGGCTACATTCTCCGGCACCCGAAAAGCGGTTCCGAGAAGGAAGCCTCCGGGGGTCAGCCGCTGACGACCAACAATCAGATGGAACTCTCCGCCGTTATCGAAGGCCTGCGGGCACTGAGCCGCCCTTCCGACGTCGAAGTGGTCACCGATAGCACCTATGTCGCTAAAGGGGCGTCGGAATGGATGCCCGGCTGGAAAAAGAATGGCTGGCGGCGACGCGAGAAGAACTCGTGGAAGCCAGTCAAGAACGTGGAACTCTGGCAGGCCCTCGACGAACTGCTGACGACTCATCGAGTCCGCTTCAAAGTGATCAAAGGGCACAGCGGCCACCCCGAGAACGAGCGCTGCGATGAACTCGCAGTCGCGGCTGCAGCCCTGTTCAAGGCCGAACCTTGA
- the infA gene encoding translation initiation factor IF-1, with product MAKEGAIEMEGQVLEALANTQFRVQLDNGHIVLAHVSGKMRKNFIRIVPGDRVKVEISPYDLERGRITYRAK from the coding sequence ATGGCCAAAGAAGGGGCCATTGAAATGGAAGGCCAGGTGCTCGAAGCACTGGCCAATACGCAATTCCGCGTGCAGCTCGACAATGGTCACATCGTCCTGGCCCACGTGTCTGGAAAGATGCGCAAAAACTTCATCCGTATCGTGCCTGGCGATCGCGTGAAAGTCGAAATCTCTCCGTACGATCTGGAGCGGGGACGCATCACCTATCGCGCCAAATAA